The Allochromatium tepidum genome has a window encoding:
- the nifE gene encoding nitrogenase iron-molybdenum cofactor biosynthesis protein NifE, with translation MKPKDLSALLDEPACAHNTKSKSGCAKPKPGATAGGCAFDGAQIAMLPIGDVAHIVHGSIACAGNSWDNRGTRSGGPRLYKIGMTTDLTEQDIIMGRGEKRLFHSIKQAIDSYQPAAVFVYNTCVPALTGDDVEAVCRAAEQRWGTPVIPIDAAGFYGAKNLGSRISGETMVKRVCGGREPDPIPEGIERPDFKVHDICLIGEYNIAGELRHVLPLFDELGLRVLCTLSGDARFREVQTMHRSEVNMMVCSRAMVNVARRLQETYGTPWFEGSFYGVRDVSQALRDFARIIDDPDLTARTEALIAREEAKAEAALAPWRERLQGRKVLLYTGGVKSWSVISALQDLGMTVVTSGTRKSTEEDKARIPFLDINQEREFGYAGYAGMEELARQLCLTIESPIWEAVRRPPPWARSAATVRAPSARSPAVVAPIGSESAALEVRHA, from the coding sequence ATGAAGCCAAAAGACCTCTCCGCCCTGCTCGACGAGCCGGCCTGCGCGCACAACACCAAGTCCAAGTCGGGCTGCGCCAAGCCCAAGCCGGGCGCGACGGCGGGCGGCTGTGCCTTCGATGGGGCGCAGATCGCCATGCTGCCGATCGGAGACGTCGCCCATATCGTGCATGGCTCCATCGCCTGTGCCGGCAACTCCTGGGACAACCGCGGCACGCGCTCCGGCGGTCCAAGGCTCTACAAGATCGGCATGACCACGGATCTGACCGAGCAGGACATCATCATGGGGCGCGGCGAGAAGCGCCTGTTTCATTCCATCAAGCAGGCCATCGACAGCTATCAGCCGGCCGCCGTCTTCGTCTACAACACCTGCGTGCCGGCCCTGACCGGCGACGACGTCGAGGCCGTCTGTCGGGCCGCCGAACAGCGCTGGGGCACGCCCGTGATCCCGATCGATGCCGCCGGTTTCTATGGGGCCAAGAATCTCGGAAGCCGCATCTCGGGTGAGACCATGGTCAAGCGCGTCTGCGGCGGGCGCGAGCCGGACCCCATTCCCGAGGGTATCGAGCGTCCCGATTTCAAGGTCCACGACATCTGTCTGATCGGCGAGTACAACATCGCCGGTGAACTCCGGCACGTGCTGCCGCTGTTCGACGAGCTGGGTCTGCGCGTGCTCTGCACCCTCTCGGGCGATGCGCGCTTCCGCGAGGTGCAGACCATGCACCGCTCCGAGGTCAACATGATGGTCTGCTCGCGCGCCATGGTGAACGTGGCGCGACGGCTCCAGGAGACCTATGGCACGCCCTGGTTCGAGGGCAGTTTCTATGGGGTGCGCGATGTGTCGCAGGCGTTGCGCGATTTCGCCCGGATCATCGACGACCCGGATCTGACCGCCCGCACCGAGGCGCTGATCGCGCGCGAGGAGGCCAAGGCCGAGGCCGCGCTCGCCCCCTGGCGCGAACGGCTCCAGGGGCGCAAGGTGCTGCTCTATACCGGCGGGGTCAAGTCCTGGTCGGTGATCTCGGCGCTCCAGGATCTGGGGATGACGGTGGTGACGAGCGGGACGCGCAAGTCGACCGAAGAGGACAAGGCGCGCATCCCCTTCCTCGACATCAACCAGGAACGCGAATTCGGCTATGCCGGTTATGCGGGCATGGAAGAGCTGGCGCGGCAGCTCTGTCTGACCATCGAGAGTCCGATCTGGGAGGCGGTGCGGCGTCCGCCGCCCTGGGCGCGGTCTGCGGCGACGGTGCGAGCGCCATCGGCCCGGTCGCCCGCTGTGGTCGCCCCCATCGGTTCAGAA
- the lnt gene encoding apolipoprotein N-acyltransferase: protein MAISMVSLLKPDLARLPIPPALLALGAGALTVLSFAPFSLFPVAVLAVAALYQSLTEASPRVAFQRGWLFGVGLFGFGVFWIRISLNEFGNMDARIAHLLTALFIAVMALYYGATGWLVRRLDPGPAWVGPLILLPGSLVLLEWVRGRLFTGFPWLSLGYGQIAGPLAGYAPILGVHGVSLLVVLSGGLLWCAIRRHAQRARIGAWIVLAALWIGGAGLSAIDWTRPDGPPLRASVLQANIPQAIKWDPEASLMIAETYVDLTLAHLDSDLIVWPETALPDFLHQIRASLIDPLADRARTEGTEIVLGLPVMDLESGRYFNGLLAIGSREDLYAKRHLVPFGEFLPFKSWLGPLVNLFEVPMSDFSPGDDRRPLLNVGAHRVGVSICYEDAFPTGVIEALPEAAYLINVSNDAWFGDSLAPPQHLEIARMRALETGRALLRATNTGISAIIDHRGRLIGTLPSFTRGAVTAEIQPRQGATPFSRFGHAPAVGPALALLLLGGRRQIQRRLQSTFSKWAR from the coding sequence ATGGCGATCTCCATGGTTTCTCTGCTCAAGCCGGATCTTGCGCGCCTCCCGATCCCGCCCGCACTGCTCGCGCTCGGCGCGGGCGCGCTGACGGTCCTCAGCTTTGCCCCCTTCTCGCTGTTTCCGGTCGCCGTGCTCGCCGTCGCGGCGCTCTATCAGTCACTCACGGAGGCTAGCCCAAGGGTCGCATTCCAGCGCGGCTGGCTGTTCGGCGTGGGACTGTTCGGCTTCGGCGTGTTCTGGATCCGGATCAGTCTCAACGAATTCGGCAACATGGATGCCCGGATCGCACATCTGCTCACGGCGCTGTTCATCGCGGTCATGGCGCTCTATTACGGCGCGACCGGCTGGCTGGTGCGGCGTCTGGATCCTGGTCCCGCCTGGGTCGGCCCGCTGATCCTGCTCCCAGGAAGCCTCGTCCTGCTCGAATGGGTGCGCGGCCGGCTGTTCACCGGCTTTCCCTGGCTCAGTCTGGGCTATGGTCAGATCGCCGGACCGCTGGCCGGCTATGCGCCGATCCTGGGTGTGCACGGGGTCAGTCTGCTGGTCGTGCTCTCGGGCGGGCTGCTGTGGTGTGCGATCCGCCGGCACGCACAACGAGCGCGGATCGGTGCCTGGATCGTGCTGGCGGCGCTCTGGATCGGCGGGGCCGGACTGAGCGCCATCGACTGGACCCGGCCGGACGGCCCGCCGCTACGCGCCAGCGTGCTCCAGGCCAACATCCCGCAGGCGATCAAGTGGGATCCCGAGGCGAGTCTGATGATCGCCGAGACCTATGTCGACCTGACCCTGGCACATCTGGACTCGGACCTGATCGTCTGGCCCGAGACCGCCCTGCCCGACTTCCTGCACCAGATCCGTGCATCGCTGATCGATCCGCTCGCCGACCGGGCGCGCACCGAGGGCACCGAGATCGTGCTCGGGTTGCCGGTGATGGATCTGGAAAGCGGACGTTATTTCAACGGACTGCTGGCGATCGGGAGCCGGGAGGATCTCTATGCCAAGCGTCATCTGGTGCCCTTCGGCGAGTTCCTGCCCTTCAAGTCCTGGCTCGGGCCGCTGGTGAATCTGTTCGAGGTGCCGATGTCGGACTTCAGTCCAGGCGACGATCGCCGCCCGCTGCTGAACGTGGGTGCGCATCGGGTCGGTGTCTCCATCTGCTACGAGGATGCCTTCCCCACCGGGGTGATCGAGGCGCTGCCCGAGGCGGCCTATCTGATCAACGTCAGCAACGATGCCTGGTTCGGCGACTCGCTCGCCCCGCCGCAGCATCTGGAGATCGCACGGATGCGGGCGCTGGAGACCGGGCGCGCGCTGCTTCGCGCCACCAATACCGGGATCTCGGCCATCATCGACCATCGCGGCCGCCTGATCGGCACCCTGCCCTCCTTCACGCGCGGCGCGGTCACGGCCGAGATCCAGCCGCGCCAGGGTGCGACACCCTTCAGCCGGTTCGGTCACGCGCCGGCGGTCGGGCCGGCGCTGGCCCTGCTGCTGCTCGGCGGCCGGAGGCAGATTCAGCGCCGGCTTCAGTCGACCTTCAGCAAATGGGCGCGATAG
- the orn gene encoding oligoribonuclease, with translation MSKSEHNLIWMDLEMTGLDPDRDRILEIATLITDSRLQVLAEGPVMAIHQDEAILADLDDWNRERHGASGLLERVRLSPHSVRDAEAATLDFLAQYVPSGASPLCGNSICQDRRFLARWMPRLEAYCHYRNLDVSTLKILAQRWAPEVASSFKKESRHLALDDIRESIDELRHYRAHLLKVD, from the coding sequence ATGAGCAAGAGCGAGCACAACCTGATCTGGATGGATCTGGAGATGACCGGGCTGGATCCCGACCGCGATCGCATCCTAGAGATCGCGACCCTGATCACCGACAGCCGGCTCCAGGTATTGGCCGAGGGACCGGTCATGGCGATCCATCAGGACGAAGCCATTCTGGCGGATCTGGACGACTGGAATCGCGAGCGTCATGGCGCGTCCGGATTGCTGGAGCGCGTGCGTCTGAGTCCGCACAGCGTGCGCGATGCCGAAGCGGCGACGCTCGACTTTCTCGCTCAATACGTCCCGTCCGGCGCCTCGCCCCTGTGCGGCAACAGCATCTGTCAGGACCGGCGCTTCCTGGCGCGCTGGATGCCGCGTCTGGAAGCCTACTGTCACTATCGCAACCTGGACGTGAGCACGCTCAAGATCCTCGCCCAACGCTGGGCACCCGAGGTGGCGAGCAGTTTCAAGAAGGAATCACGGCATCTGGCACTCGACGACATCCGCGAGTCCATCGACGAACTGCGCCACTATCGCGCCCATTTGCTGAAGGTCGACTGA
- a CDS encoding substrate-binding domain-containing protein — protein sequence MKLIADAFAKDTGHTANASFGSSGKFYAQIKNGALFEVFLSADAETPAKLWRPSG from the coding sequence ATGAAACTCATTGCCGACGCCTTCGCCAAGGACACCGGCCATACGGCCAATGCCTCCTTCGGCTCTTCGGGCAAGTTCTACGCTCAGATCAAGAATGGTGCGCTCTTCGAGGTCTTTCTCTCTGCCGACGCCGAGACGCCGGCCAAGCTGTGGAGGCCGAGTGGCTGA
- a CDS encoding TOBE domain-containing protein, with the protein MLIKLCTGASERTPLLARITRHSRDRLRLHEGQSVFAQVKAVALMD; encoded by the coding sequence GTGCTGATCAAGCTCTGCACGGGCGCCAGTGAGAGAACGCCGCTACTGGCCCGCATCACTCGCCACTCGCGCGACCGCCTGCGGCTGCATGAGGGTCAGAGTGTCTTCGCTCAGGTCAAGGCGGTGGCCTTGATGGATTGA
- the radC gene encoding RadC family protein produces the protein MSIKDWPEGERPREKLLERGAGALSDAELLAIFLRTGIPGKSAVDLARELLADFGGLSGLLAADQRRFCEGKGLGTAKYAQLQAVLELSRRYLLTRISGQDVLTSPEATRDYLKLRLYGSPHEIFACLFLDNRHRVIVYEELFRGTIDGASVHPREVVRRVIQTNAAAVIFAHNHPSGVAEPSQADLRITQRLKEALALIDVRLLDHIIVGDGDGTSFAERGLL, from the coding sequence ATGTCGATCAAGGACTGGCCGGAAGGCGAACGGCCACGCGAAAAACTGCTGGAACGGGGCGCGGGCGCGCTGTCGGACGCCGAGCTGCTCGCCATTTTTCTGCGCACCGGCATTCCAGGCAAGAGCGCGGTCGATCTGGCGCGCGAGCTGCTGGCCGACTTCGGCGGACTCAGCGGACTGCTGGCTGCCGACCAGCGTCGCTTCTGTGAGGGCAAGGGCCTGGGCACCGCCAAATACGCCCAGCTCCAGGCCGTGCTCGAACTCAGTCGCCGCTATCTGCTCACGCGCATCAGCGGCCAGGACGTGCTGACCAGTCCCGAGGCCACGCGCGACTATCTCAAGCTGCGTCTCTACGGCTCCCCGCACGAGATCTTCGCCTGTCTCTTTCTCGACAACCGCCATCGGGTCATCGTCTACGAGGAGCTGTTTCGCGGCACCATCGACGGGGCCAGCGTGCACCCGCGCGAGGTCGTGCGCCGCGTGATCCAGACCAATGCCGCCGCCGTCATCTTCGCCCACAATCATCCCTCGGGCGTGGCCGAGCCGAGTCAGGCGGATCTGCGTATCACGCAACGGCTCAAGGAGGCGCTGGCGTTGATCGATGTGCGCTTGCTCGATCACATCATCGTCGGCGATGGGGATGGAACCTCATTCGCCGAGCGCGGGTTGTTGTGA
- the coaBC gene encoding bifunctional phosphopantothenoylcysteine decarboxylase/phosphopantothenate--cysteine ligase CoaBC → MVLNPGSRVLLGVGAGIAAYKSVDLVRRLKERGADVRVVMTEAAAAFVAPLTFQAVSGHRVRTTLLDPGAEAGMGHIELARWADCLLIAPATADVMARLAAGLANDLLTTVALACEAPLFIAPAMNQAMWRHPATQANLETLRARGVGVLGPAVGEQACGDQGPGRMLEPLEIAEALFPPPERPLTGVRVLLTAGPTREPLDPVRFLGNRSSGRMGFALAEALEALGARVTLVAGPTSLPAPRVAERVDVETALEMHEAVMARAADCDLFVATAAVADYRPIDPAENKIKKNADELTLRLVRNPDILAEVAALPDPPFTVGFAAETDRVEEYARDKLARKGLNMIAANQVGGAQGGFERAENALSVIWRDDRRELPMMDKTRLARELARLIAERYQEHHAASS, encoded by the coding sequence ATGGTATTGAATCCGGGTTCACGGGTGCTGCTGGGCGTCGGTGCCGGCATCGCCGCGTATAAATCAGTCGATCTGGTGCGCCGGCTCAAGGAACGCGGGGCCGATGTGCGCGTAGTCATGACCGAGGCGGCGGCGGCCTTCGTCGCGCCGCTGACCTTTCAGGCCGTGTCCGGCCATCGGGTGCGCACCACCTTGCTCGATCCGGGTGCCGAGGCCGGCATGGGACACATCGAACTGGCGCGCTGGGCGGACTGTCTGCTGATCGCGCCGGCTACGGCGGATGTCATGGCACGCCTGGCGGCAGGTCTGGCGAATGACCTGCTGACGACCGTGGCCCTCGCCTGTGAGGCGCCGCTCTTCATTGCGCCCGCCATGAATCAGGCCATGTGGCGTCATCCGGCGACGCAAGCGAACCTGGAGACGCTGCGCGCGCGTGGCGTGGGTGTCCTGGGGCCGGCCGTGGGCGAGCAGGCCTGCGGCGATCAGGGGCCGGGACGGATGCTGGAGCCGCTGGAGATCGCCGAGGCGCTGTTTCCGCCGCCGGAGCGTCCGCTGACCGGCGTGCGCGTGCTGCTGACGGCGGGGCCGACGCGCGAGCCGCTCGATCCGGTGCGATTCCTGGGCAATCGGAGCTCGGGGCGGATGGGATTCGCGCTGGCCGAGGCGCTGGAGGCGCTGGGGGCGCGCGTCACGCTGGTCGCCGGCCCAACGTCCCTGCCCGCACCGCGCGTGGCCGAGCGCGTCGATGTCGAGACGGCTTTGGAAATGCACGAAGCCGTCATGGCACGCGCCGCCGACTGCGATCTGTTCGTCGCCACGGCCGCGGTCGCCGATTACCGTCCCATCGACCCCGCCGAAAACAAGATCAAGAAGAACGCGGATGAACTGACGCTACGCCTCGTTCGCAATCCGGACATACTCGCCGAGGTCGCCGCCCTGCCTGACCCGCCCTTCACCGTCGGCTTCGCCGCCGAGACCGATCGCGTCGAGGAGTACGCGCGCGACAAGCTCGCTCGTAAAGGACTGAACATGATCGCCGCCAACCAGGTCGGCGGCGCGCAGGGCGGATTCGAGCGCGCCGAGAATGCCCTGAGCGTGATCTGGCGCGACGACCGGCGCGAGCTACCGATGATGGACAAGACCCGGCTCGCGCGCGAACTGGCCCGACTGATCGCCGAACGCTACCAGGAACACCATGCTGCATCGTCTTGA
- the dut gene encoding dUTP diphosphatase: MLHRLEIKRLDPRLGSDFPLPHYATDGSAGLDLRAMPDAPLDLAPGGCELIPTGLAVHIAEPGIAGMILPRSGLGHRHGIVLGNLVGLIDSDYQGPLMISCWNRSDQSFRIEIGERIAQLVLVPILHAELELVESFETTVRGEGGFGHTGKH; this comes from the coding sequence ATGCTGCATCGTCTTGAAATCAAGCGACTCGACCCACGCCTTGGAAGCGATTTCCCGCTCCCGCACTATGCGACCGACGGCTCGGCCGGCCTGGATCTGCGCGCCATGCCGGATGCGCCGCTGGATCTCGCACCCGGCGGCTGTGAGCTGATCCCGACCGGCCTCGCGGTGCACATCGCCGAGCCGGGCATCGCCGGGATGATCCTGCCCCGCTCAGGACTTGGCCATCGGCACGGCATCGTGCTCGGCAATCTGGTGGGGCTGATCGACTCGGACTATCAGGGACCGCTCATGATCTCATGCTGGAACAGGAGTGACCAATCCTTCAGGATCGAGATCGGCGAACGTATCGCTCAATTGGTGCTGGTGCCGATCCTGCACGCTGAGCTGGAGCTGGTCGAATCGTTCGAGACCACAGTGCGCGGCGAAGGCGGGTTCGGGCATACGGGAAAACACTAG
- a CDS encoding phosphate-starvation-inducible PsiE family protein, with the protein MKAPPFLLLNINDIFYTFGAFMAVLIAVEIFINIRLYPGTNVFPVQLVVATALMAIARKVIVLDFDTLIPMYLLGIAATTLALGVTYRLLKQSNQDHGWHD; encoded by the coding sequence CTGAAGGCGCCGCCTTTCTTGCTCTTGAATATCAATGACATTTTCTACACATTCGGCGCCTTCATGGCGGTGCTCATTGCGGTGGAAATCTTCATCAATATCCGGCTTTATCCGGGCACCAATGTCTTTCCCGTGCAGTTGGTCGTGGCCACGGCGCTCATGGCCATTGCCCGGAAAGTCATCGTACTGGACTTCGATACACTGATTCCCATGTATCTGCTCGGGATCGCCGCGACCACGCTGGCCCTCGGTGTGACCTACCGGCTGTTGAAACAGAGCAACCAGGATCATGGATGGCATGACTGA
- the glyQ gene encoding glycine--tRNA ligase subunit alpha codes for MSRESEDLSTFQGLIFALERYWADLGCVVVQPFDMEVGAGTFHPSTFLRSIGPEPWRSAYVQPSRRPTDGRYGENPNRLQHYYQFQVVLKPSPLDIQELYLNSLRRLGIDPLVHDIRFVEDNWESPTLGAWGLGWEVWLNGMEVTQFTYFQQVGGLDCRPVTGEITYGLERIAMYLQEVESVYDLVWSRSPAGVVTYGDVYHQNEVEQSTYNFELADTAALFAQFDTHERISGELIERGLPLPAYEQVLKASHTFNLLDARGAISVTERQRFILRVRTLSRAVAQAYYDKREALGFPMLQS; via the coding sequence TTGAGCCGCGAATCCGAGGATCTCTCGACCTTCCAGGGTCTCATCTTTGCGCTCGAGCGCTATTGGGCCGATCTCGGGTGCGTCGTCGTCCAGCCCTTCGACATGGAGGTGGGCGCGGGCACCTTCCATCCGTCCACCTTCCTGCGCTCGATCGGACCCGAGCCCTGGCGCAGTGCCTATGTCCAGCCCTCGCGCCGTCCGACCGACGGGCGCTATGGCGAGAATCCCAACCGGCTCCAGCACTACTATCAGTTCCAGGTGGTGCTCAAGCCCTCGCCGCTCGACATCCAGGAGCTGTATCTGAACTCGCTGCGCCGGCTGGGCATCGACCCGCTGGTGCACGACATCCGCTTCGTCGAGGACAACTGGGAGTCGCCCACGCTCGGCGCCTGGGGGCTGGGCTGGGAGGTGTGGCTCAACGGTATGGAAGTCACCCAGTTCACCTATTTCCAGCAGGTCGGGGGACTCGACTGCCGGCCCGTGACCGGCGAGATCACCTATGGTCTGGAGCGCATCGCCATGTATCTCCAGGAGGTCGAGAGCGTCTACGACCTGGTCTGGAGCCGCTCCCCGGCGGGTGTCGTCACCTATGGCGACGTCTACCATCAGAACGAGGTCGAGCAGTCGACCTACAACTTCGAGCTGGCCGACACCGCCGCGCTCTTTGCGCAGTTCGACACCCATGAGCGGATCAGCGGCGAGCTGATCGAGCGCGGTCTGCCGCTGCCGGCCTATGAGCAGGTGCTCAAAGCCTCGCACACCTTCAATCTGCTCGACGCGCGCGGGGCGATCTCGGTCACGGAGCGCCAGCGCTTCATCCTGCGGGTACGCACACTCTCGCGTGCCGTCGCCCAGGCCTATTACGATAAGCGGGAAGCGCTCGGCTTCCCGATGCTGCAATCTTGA